DNA sequence from the Tissierella sp. genome:
TTGCATTTATTCCAATAGTAAAATTGTTACTAGGAGTTAGTAATGTAGTAGTGCCATGGGATACGCTAATATTATCTGTTGTTCTTTTTGTAGTAATTCCTTTAGCTGGTGGTATAATAACTAGAGTAAAAATGATAGAGAAAAAAGGGCTAAATTATTTTGAAAATGAATTTTTACCTAAATTTGATGGTGCCACAACTGTAGGCTTATTACTAATGCTTGTACTTCTGTTTTCATTCCAAGGTGAAACAATATTGAATAATCCTTTACACATTCTGCTTATAGCCGTTCCACTTACTATTCAGACATTTTTAATTTTCTTTATAGCCTATGGAGCAGCTAGATGGTTAAAATTACCTTTTGATATAGCAGCACCAGCAGGCATGATAGGCGCCTCAAATTTCTTTGAACTAGCAGTTGCAGTTGCTATAGCATTATTTGGGATGGATTCTCCAGCTGCACTTGCAACGACTGTGGGAGTTTTGACTGAAGTGCCATTAATGCTATTTCTTGTGAAGATAGCCAATAATTCTAAGCATTGGTTCCCAACTTCTTCATGATAATTTCTAAAACAGTTCAAGTAGGGGAGGTCTTTGACCTCCCGTATTTATAGGAGGAATGCCAAATGAAAAAGAAAGTTGCTTTTATATGTGTTCACAACTCCTGTCGCTCGCAAATGGCAGAGGGATGGGCAAGGAAATTAGCTAGTGATGTATTAGAAGTTTATTCTGCAGGAACAGAAGAGTACCCTGAAGTAAAGCCATTAGCAGTAGAAGTAATGGAAGAAGCAGGAGTTAATATGAGTGGTCATTATCCTAAGTTATTGTCTGATATACCTGAAGAAGTGGATTATCTTATAACTATGGGTTGTAATGTAGTCTGTCCCTTTATACCAAACAGTCATAGTGAAGATTGGGGTCTAGAGGATCCTTCAGGTGGACCTATTGAAGGATATAGGGAGACTAGGGATTTGATTAAGGACAAGGTTGAGGAGTTAATTAAAAGAGTAAAAGATGGTGAATTGTAAGAAGTGAGCAAATTGCTCACTTTTTTCTATTCATACTAAAAACTAGTAGATTAATTTAGAATATTGTGATAAAATATAAAATTTCAAGGGGGGATTTTATGTTAATAATAACCAAGTTTTTATTGAAAAAAATATTCCAATATGATAAGGCTATGATACCTATTATGATTTCATATACCTTATTAGCCACAATACAGCCATTTATATGGATACTTGTACCTACTAAAGTTATATCATTATCAGATAGTGGAGATATGAAGAGTATCTTGTTTTATATTTTAGCCGGGGGAATAGTTTCTATTATTTCAGTAATTATTTTATCTTTTTTTATAGGTAACTTTAGAATGAGGGCAAATAGTGTAAGATATCATTTAATACGAGATTTATCTGCATACTCCTTAGCTATGCCATATGAAAATCTCCTAGATCCTAATCACTTATCAAAAATACAGTTGGCAGAAGAAGCCATAAGAAGCCCTAGGAGAGGTATCATGGGAATACTAAATATTTCCTTAAGATTGATTGGAAATATATTAGCTTCTCTAGGACTTTTAGGATTGATGTCAACACTTTCTCCTTGGATTATGTTGTTGATATTTATATTGGTAATGGCTCAATTTTATTTTAGAATAGAGGCAGATAGGTTTAATCGTAATAGCAGAGACAGTGTATCAGATGCAGAACGGAAATATTTTAAAACTACAGATTTAATGAAAGAGCCAGACTATGCTAAGGATATTAGAATATACTCTCTAATAGATATTATGGAGACTTATGCCAGAGAGAATTTGGAAGTCTTGAAAAACATAATTTCAAAATCAGAGAAAAAATATACTAAAGCTGAGATCATAGAAGCTTTTTTAAATATAATAAGAGATTTAACTATATTTACATATATTTCCTATATGCTTTTAGAAGGTAAAATAGAAGTTTCTAAGTTTTTTCTTTATACAACAGGAACTATATCTTTAGTTACTATACTACAAGAAATGCTAAAGCAAATGGCGGAGATCTTTGTATATACAAAAGGTGTAAAAGCATATATGGAATTATTGGAATCTCCAACTATAGTTGAGGACAAAGATGATATTCAAATAAGAGAAAAGGTAGACAAAGAATCACTTACAATAGAAATAAAAGATCTAGTATTTAGCTATCCAAATTCAAATGAGAATATATTAGATAAATTAAATCTAACTATAAATTCTGGAGAAAAATTAGCTTTAGTTGGAGAAAATGGAGCTGGGAAAAGTACATTGATAAAAATACTATGCAAACTATATAAACCTACATCAGGAAATATATACATAAATGGAGTAGACATAAATGAAATACCAGAGTTTATATATTGGGATTTAGTGGGAGTAGTTTTTCAAGATGCTTTGTTATTGCCATTTTCAATAAAAGAGAATATTGGATTAACTAAAGATATAGACAAAGAAAAGTTGATGAAATCCATAAATGATGCAGACTTAAATCATATAGTTTCAAAGATGCAAAATGGAGTAGATACTATACTTTTAAGGACATTAGATGACGAGGGTATAGATTTATCTGGAGGTCAAAGACAGAAATTGTACTTAGCCAGAGCTATATATAAAAGAAATAGGCTTTTAATGCTAGATGAGCCTACATCTGCATTGGATCCTCTCGCTGAAGCAGAGCTATATGAAAAATATAATATACTAAGTAAAGGAAAAACAAGTATATATATCTCTCATAGATTAGCCAGTACAAAATTTTGTGATAGAGTAGCTTATATAAAAGATGGGAAAATATTAGAAATAGGAACCCATGATGAGCTTATGGACCTAGGTGGAGAATACAACAAAATATTTAATATCCAAAGTAAATACTATAAAAACATTGATGAAATGGAGGCTATATAATATGAAAAGTAAGTTTAAATTATTGCCACTTTTTCTAAAGGATGTTTCAAAGGATTATAAATTTATGTTTCCACTAACTGTAGTAAAAGCTATATTTGAAGGATTACATCCTCTTATAAATATAATAATACCAAAATATATATTGGATGAATTGATAAATGCTAAGAGAATAGATGTAGTTGGAAAATATATAATTATACTTGCTTTAGGAAACCTTATATTTAAAATAATAATAAGTATATCAAAGCATCAATTAGAGATATATTCTAGCTCAATCTATTATGATGTATCTAGAAGAATTGGAGTAAAGGCAAGTAAGATAGATATACAGGTAATGGAGAGAAAAAGCACATTAGATCTTTTTGAAAGGGCAAGATATGGGTCATATAATATACAAAGTTTTATAGAAAGCATAAGTATGACAATAGCTTCCATTATAACCATTATCAGTACAATTGGAATATTGGTATCAAATGATTGGCGTTTAATTCTAGTAATTATTATATCTAATATATTGACCATACTCTGTTTTAATAAAATAAAAGAATTGGACATCGATTTTGAAAAGAGAAATGCTCCATTAAATAGAAAGTATGGATATTTTGCAAATATAGCAAACGACTTTAGATTTGCAAAGGATATAAGATTATATAAGGCAAATAAATTTCTCTTATATAAAGCCAAGGAAGTTATGGATGGAATATTAAAAATAAACTTTGCATACATGAATAAACATGGATTTTTTTCTGGTATAGCACAGGCTATAGTACAGGTTCAAATAATAATAACATTTATCTTATTGTCTATAAGTTTAGTGGGAAAGAAAATTACAGTAGGTTCCTTTACAATGTTATATGGTGCAGCAAATCAACTGGGTAATTCTTTTAAAAATTTGATAGAAGCATATACTTCACTCATAACTCTAGGCTATAATATTGAGCCATATTATGAATTTCTAGCATTAGAAGAAGTAGACAATAATGACTTAGAAGAAAAACATGTAGGTGAGTCTATTACTATAGAGTTTAAAAATGTAAGTTTTAAATATCCAAATAGAGAAGATTATGTGTTTGAAAATCTAAGTTTTAAAGTAAGCCCAAAGGAAACATTAGCTATAGTAGGAAAAAATGGAGCAGGAAAAACCACTATCATAAAACTTATCTGCAGATTATACAAGCCACAAGAAGGGAAAATCTATATAAATGGAATAGATATTGAAGAATTTCCTACAGACCAATATAGAAAGTTTTTAGGTGTAGTATTTCAAGATTTTAAGCTAATACCAGTTCAGGTTTGTGAAAATATAATGTGTAAAAAAGATGATGAGATAAACGAATCTGATGTAAAAATAGCATGGGAAAAGTTAGAAGAAACAGGTATAAAGCAATGGTTGAAAAATCAAAGTAGTGGACTAAAAAGCTATATAACTAAAATTTATGATAAAAATGGCTTGCTACCATCAGGTGGACAGGAACAAAAAATAGCTATTTCAAGAGCATTGGCTAAGGAGGGACATATTATAATCCTTGATGAGCCTACAGCAGCATTAGATCCAAAAAGTGAAGAAGAAGTATTTGAAAACCTAATAAAACTTACAAAGGGAAAGACTTCTTTGTTCATTTCCCATAGACTTTCCAGCACAAGAATAGCAGATAGAATAATAGTGCTAGACAAAGGGAAAATAATAGAAGAAGGGGATCACAATCAATTAATAAATGAAGACGGACTCTATGCAAATATGTATAAGATACAAGCTCGTCAATATATATAGGATAAACTAATAAGTCCAGTCTTAGTTAAGACTGGATTTGTTGATTGATAGCCATTTAACAATTATTACCATGTATAATCCGTGAAAACATACATAAATACTCAAAATCACTCATCAAAATATTCAAAAAACTACAAAATGCTCAAAAACATTCAGAAAGTTACTAGACGAAAACGACAAATATTGATATAATGATATCAAATACTAAGAAGGGAGTGTATAAAAAATGTCTATAATAGAGAATTTTGTAACCGCAACAAATGCAATTTTATGGGATTATATTCTTGTTTTTGGACTCGTTGGCGTAGGTATTTATTTTTCATTTCGACTAGGATTTCCGCAAATCACTCGCTTTGGTTATGCAGCTAAAAAGGTGTTTGGTGGAATATTCAAGAAAGAAGAGAGCAAAGAAGGAAGTATGTCATCTTTCCAAGCACTAGCTACATCAATAGCTGCTCAAATTGGTACTGGAAACGTAGCAGGGGTAGCAACTGCAATTACACTAGGTGGGGCAGGAGCTATTTTCTGGATGTGGGTATCTGCATTCCTTGGAATGGCAACAATATTTGTTGAAGCGACTCTTGCACAGAAATATCGTGAGAGAGATGCAGATGGGCAACTAGTAGGAGGACCAGCGTATTATATTAAGAATGGATTAGGTTCTAAGACATTAGCAGCATTCTTTGCTGTAGCTCTTATTCTAGCATTAGGTTTCATAGGAAATATGGTTCAATCTAATTCAATTGCAGATGCAGTGAGTAGAGCTTTTAATATTCCTCAATTAGGAGTTGGAGTAGTATTAGCTATTATTGCTGGTCTAATCTTTGTTGGTGGAATGAAGAGAATTGCGTCATTTGCAGAGTTTGTAGTTCCTATAATGGCAGCAGTTTATATACTTGGTACAATTGTAGTATTAATAGTATTTAGAGAAGGTGTATTGTCTGTATTAAGAGATATATTCCTAGGAGCATTTAATCCTTCAGCAATTATGGGTGGAGTAGCTGGAGCAACTATTAGACAGGTAGTTAGATACGGAGTTGCTAGAGGACTTTTCTCAAACGAAGCAGGTATGGGTTCCACACCAAACTCCCATGCTGTTGCAGATGTGGCTCACCCAGCAGAGCAAGGTTTATCTGCTATGATAGCAGTATTTATAGATACTATGTTAGTATGTACAGCTACAGCTGTAGCTATTTTAGTAACAGGGGCTCATACATTGGGGCTAGAAGGAGTAGCAGTAACTCAAGAAGCATTTAATATTGCTTTTGGTCCTGTAGGTCAAAAATTCTTGGCAGTTTGTCTAACATTCTTTGCCTTTACAACAGTTGTAGGATGGTATTATTTTGGTGAGAGTAATGTTAGGTTTTTATTTAAAGGAAAAAATTCAATCAAAGTATATCAATTAATCGTATTAGCATTTATCGTATTAGGATCTTACCAAAAAGTAGATTTTGTATGGAATGTTGCAGATATGTTCAATGGATTCATGGTTATTCCTAACTTAATTGGTATATTCCTTCTATTCAAACATGCTAAGGGAATTTTAGATGACTATGATAATCAAATAGCTAAGGGTGAGAAGTTACATTTTGATTATACTTTCGAAAAGAAATAGTATAACTTCATATCATATAATTTTAGTACAAAAAGACCAAAGTGATTAACTTTGGTCTTTTCTATATCTTATAATAATATATTGCAAGCTGTGTCCTGTCCCTTAGGGACAGTTTCTCAAGCATATTGGAAATATAGTTTCTAACTGTTCCTTCACTTAAATAAAGTTTTTCAGCAATTTCCTTATTATTCAAACCCTCTGCAACTAAAAGTAATATATCAAATTCTCTATCGGATAAATCAGAGTGTAGATTCTTCTTAGAAGGTATCTGAATATTAGATACAATTTTTGAATCGAATACCAGATTTCCAGAATAAACTGCATTAATTGCAGGGATGATACCACTAATATTTTGTTTTAATATATAACCTTTGCAGCCTAAGGAAAGGGCTGATGAAATATATTCATCATCTTGGAAGGTAGTGATTAATAGTATTTTTGCATTAGGATCTATCTTTAATATTTCTTCAGTTGCTTCTATTCCATTCATCTTCTCCATTCTTATGTCCATCAAAATCAAATCTGGTTTATATTCATTATAAAGCTGAACTGCTTCCCTACCATCATGACCTACAGCCAAGACATCTATTCCGCTGGCGATTACAATTGTTTTTAAGGAATTTACTACTAAATAATCATCATCTACAATTATAACTTTCATTTATATCACCCTTTCATTAAAGTCATATGTATCTTAAATCCATCATTAAATTCATAATTTAAAAAACCATTATATTTAGTAGCTATTTCTTTCATGGAAAGAAGTCCTATTCCATTATCTAAAACATCATCAGTATTATCAAATTGACTACCATTATCCTTTACTATGATGGAATAGAACTTAGGCTGATTAAGCAATGATATTCTAAGGATTGTTGCATTAGAATGTTTAATACAATTTGTAATGGCTTCTCTGACTACAGACAAAATATCAAATTTCAAATCATAAGGTAATTCATCATCGATTTTATAAATAAGCTCTATATCAATATTGCTTATTTCACCACAGAGGCTTTCGATTCGGCTTTCCAAATCAAGGGATTCATTGTATAAATTATGAATACTTTTTCTTATATCACTCATTCCATTGTCCAAGGTATTTTGTAATAAATTCAAACCTTCCCCCACATTGCTATCAGAAATTATCTTTAGAGCTTCAACTTGCAAAATACTACTACTTATAGCATGGCCTATTGAATCGTGAAGCTCCCTTGCAATTCTATTTCTTTCTGTAAGTATGGCAATATGGATATTTTTTTCTCTGTCTATTTTCAATTGCTCATTGTATTTTTTTAAATAAATAGCATCTTCTTTTAATTCATCTCTAACTGTTTTATTTTCAATTAAAAACACATTATATCTTTTCCTTACAATAGAAAGGTAAAGAGATATCATGGCGACTAATATGTTTATTATGGAAAACTCAATTAGAATCAATGGTATAGCAAAAAGTGTATACAAATTAAAATCCAAATATATATTGTATAGAATTAAAGGCAGGTAATAGATGAATAAGGAATCATATAAACATAGGGCTATAAATACAAAACTTATAACTAGCCTTATTTTCTTGTGTGAAAGTAAATCTAGGCATAGAGAAATAATTAGAGATGTAAGGAAATAGAAAACTAAATCCATTGTAGGGTTTATTTTATATGTATTATACAAGCAAAATAGGATAATAAATGACTTTTCTATAAATCTTCTCACGAAAAACCCTCCCCGATTAAGGATTAGCATTAAACAATATATGGAAATAGTGATGTTAAACTAATTATACTAATATTAATTACAAAATACAATTTTTATGTGACAAATGTCATACTATATTGTGATTCTATACACTGGAATAAAGACTTCTGAATTCATATAATTAAGGTAAGATGAAATAAGGAGTGATATCAATGGTAGTAAAGGTAAATAATTTAGTGAAAAGATATAAAGAGTTAATAGCCCTTGACCATTTCAACATGGAAGTTGAAGAGGGGGAGATATTGGGACTATTAGGGCCTAATGGATGTGGTAAAACTACTGCAATAAACTGTATTCTTTCATTATTAAGTTTTGACAAGGGTGAAATAGAGATATTTGGAAAGAAAATGACACCAAACTCCTATGACCTGAAGAAGCAAATAGGTATAGTACCTCAAGAGGTTTCAGTGTTTGAGAATCTTACAGTAAAGGAAAATATTGATTATTTTTGTGGACTTTATATAGAAGACAAAAACTTGAGACAACAATATGTAGAAGAGGCAATAGACTTTGTAGGTTTAAAGGATTATGTTAAATTCTTTCCTAAAAAGTTAAGTGGAGGACTAAAGAGAAGATTAAATATAGCTTGTGGTATAGCACATAAACCCAAGTTGATTTTTCTTGATGAACCTACTGTGGCAGTAGATGCCCAAAGTAGAAATTTTATTTTGGATGGAATAAAAAAGTTAAATAAAGAAGGTAGCACAATTATTTATACTACTCATTACCTAGAGGAAGCAGAAATGCTATGTAAGAGAATTATCATTATGGACAATGGGAAAAACCTAGTATCTGGAACTAATGAGGAATTAAAAGCTATGATAGCTACAACTGAAAAAATAGTAGTTGGATTTTTGACTACAGAAGATGAAACTATTCAAAAAATGAGCAAATTACCTCATGTATTAGACATAGAAAAAAGAGAAGATGATTATATTATTAAGTTTGAAAATGGTCTAAATAATTTGTCTAATCTATTGGACTATATAAAAGAAAACAATTTAACCTATACAAAGCTATATAGTCAATTACCTACATTAAATGATGTATTCTTAGAGTTGACAGGGAAGGAGCTTAGGGATTGATATGAAAAAGTTATTTAGAAATTGTATATATCAAGGGAAAAATTTATTTAGAGATAAGGGTTTTCTTTTCTGGAGTTTATTCTATCCATTGATAATGGCAGTGTTTTTCTATACAGCATTTAATGGAATCATTAACATAGAGCTAGAGAAAATAGATGTAGGCATAAAAGCTGAAAACCCTATATCATTTATATTGGAAGAAATTGAATTTATTAATCTTCATAAGGTCTCTGAAGACGATGTAGTAGAAAAACTAGATAATGAAGAAATTCAAGGATTTATAGATAATGATCTAAATTTATTAGTCAGTAAATCGGGAATCAATCAAACCATAGTTAAGGAAATCCTTGACCAAATAAAACAGATGGGAAAATTAGATGTTCCAATGGAGAACTTTGACTTTTCTGTAGATTATGTTGAAGATAAAAATCAAAAGGCTGATTCAATAATTATTATATTTTATACATTGATTGCAATGGTTTCCACCTATGGAGTTTTTTCTGGGATTGAAACTGTAAGCTTAATCCAAGCAAATTTAACAAATGTAGGTAAGAGAATCAACATTACCCCTCTTAGAAAGAATGATTTTCTATTTGCAGGAGTCCTAGTCTCATTGATTATAAATATGCTTTCCAATGCAATATTGCTTATTTTTATAAAATATATTCTAAAAGTTGATTTATTCACAGAAATGAACTATAGTGCTATTTTTATAATAATTGGGAACTTATTTGGAGTAGCTCTCGGAATATTCGTTGGCGCATCTAATAAGCAAAGCACAAATGTAAAGATGATTTTAGGGGTTATTGTTACATTGTTTCTTTCGTTTTTAGCAGGAATGATGTCACCAGATATAAAGATATTAATAGAAGAAAAATTTCCGATAGTTGCAGAATTAAATCCTATTAGTATAATAACTAATAATTTATATAGAATAAATCTACTACAAAACACTGATGGAGCAGTGAAAGGAATAGTTTCCTTATCTTCTTATTGCATAATTTTAATCCTTTTATCCTATATATTTTTAAGGAGGAAGACCTATGACAGTATATAAGTATTTTATTAAAGTAGCATTAAAAAATAGAGGAATTATACTTTCCTATATAATAATTTTCTTTATTTTATCAATTTTAAATGGTAGTAGCAGTGCACAGAGGGAAACTGATTTTACTGAAACAAAGTTAGATATTGCAATAGTTAATAATAGTGATAGTGAATTGTCTAAGGAATTAGTAGATTACCTCGGAAAAAAGAATAATATAATTGACACAAAATCAGATGAAAAATATATGAAAGAACAGATTTTTTTACAGATAGCAGATGTCATAGTTATTATTCCAGAAGATTTTTATGAAAAAGCAATAAATAAGGAAGAATCAATTAAAATATATAGAGATGATAGGAATATAGGATCTTATCAAATTGAAAATCAAATTAGCAAATTTCTTTCTTTTGCTAATGCAAGCTATGAAAATGGTGAGTATAATCTATCTAATGTAAATATTGCATTAGAAGAAGGTATAGAAGTAGAATTGGTGAACACTGACAATAATGATGTAAATCAAAAAGCAAATACATGGTTTAAGTTTTATTTCAATTTCACTGCTTATATAACAATGGGCTTGTATATTTCAGTAATAGGTCTTGTAATGACTGAATTCACAGATAAGAATGTTGATACTCGAAGAAAAATATCTTCAATAAGATTTCTAAAGTTTAATAAGGAAATGTATCTAGGGCAGTTAACAATAGCAAGTCTTATTACACTAATATTTATATTGGGATCCATTGCTCTAAAGGGAAAATATATTCCTGAAGTAGATTTTTTGAAATATGTAGTAAATTTAGGTGTTTTTTCACTCTCAATTCTATGTCTTACTTTCTTAATAAATAATATAACAAGCGATAAATT
Encoded proteins:
- the arsB gene encoding ACR3 family arsenite efflux transporter, producing the protein MSKEKLPSGINFFQRYLTIWVALSMIGGVLIGRYLPAIPDFFGRFEYANISIPTAILIWIMIYPMMMKVDFQSVKNVGKNPKGLYVTWITNWLIKPFTMYAISSFFFFIVFKNFITPELATEYLAGAVLLGAAPCTAMVFVWSTLTKGSPAYTVVQVATNNLIILVAFIPIVKLLLGVSNVVVPWDTLILSVVLFVVIPLAGGIITRVKMIEKKGLNYFENEFLPKFDGATTVGLLLMLVLLFSFQGETILNNPLHILLIAVPLTIQTFLIFFIAYGAARWLKLPFDIAAPAGMIGASNFFELAVAVAIALFGMDSPAALATTVGVLTEVPLMLFLVKIANNSKHWFPTSS
- a CDS encoding arsenate reductase ArsC, with protein sequence MKKKVAFICVHNSCRSQMAEGWARKLASDVLEVYSAGTEEYPEVKPLAVEVMEEAGVNMSGHYPKLLSDIPEEVDYLITMGCNVVCPFIPNSHSEDWGLEDPSGGPIEGYRETRDLIKDKVEELIKRVKDGEL
- a CDS encoding ABC transporter ATP-binding protein, coding for MLIITKFLLKKIFQYDKAMIPIMISYTLLATIQPFIWILVPTKVISLSDSGDMKSILFYILAGGIVSIISVIILSFFIGNFRMRANSVRYHLIRDLSAYSLAMPYENLLDPNHLSKIQLAEEAIRSPRRGIMGILNISLRLIGNILASLGLLGLMSTLSPWIMLLIFILVMAQFYFRIEADRFNRNSRDSVSDAERKYFKTTDLMKEPDYAKDIRIYSLIDIMETYARENLEVLKNIISKSEKKYTKAEIIEAFLNIIRDLTIFTYISYMLLEGKIEVSKFFLYTTGTISLVTILQEMLKQMAEIFVYTKGVKAYMELLESPTIVEDKDDIQIREKVDKESLTIEIKDLVFSYPNSNENILDKLNLTINSGEKLALVGENGAGKSTLIKILCKLYKPTSGNIYINGVDINEIPEFIYWDLVGVVFQDALLLPFSIKENIGLTKDIDKEKLMKSINDADLNHIVSKMQNGVDTILLRTLDDEGIDLSGGQRQKLYLARAIYKRNRLLMLDEPTSALDPLAEAELYEKYNILSKGKTSIYISHRLASTKFCDRVAYIKDGKILEIGTHDELMDLGGEYNKIFNIQSKYYKNIDEMEAI
- a CDS encoding ABC transporter ATP-binding protein, coding for MKSKFKLLPLFLKDVSKDYKFMFPLTVVKAIFEGLHPLINIIIPKYILDELINAKRIDVVGKYIIILALGNLIFKIIISISKHQLEIYSSSIYYDVSRRIGVKASKIDIQVMERKSTLDLFERARYGSYNIQSFIESISMTIASIITIISTIGILVSNDWRLILVIIISNILTILCFNKIKELDIDFEKRNAPLNRKYGYFANIANDFRFAKDIRLYKANKFLLYKAKEVMDGILKINFAYMNKHGFFSGIAQAIVQVQIIITFILLSISLVGKKITVGSFTMLYGAANQLGNSFKNLIEAYTSLITLGYNIEPYYEFLALEEVDNNDLEEKHVGESITIEFKNVSFKYPNREDYVFENLSFKVSPKETLAIVGKNGAGKTTIIKLICRLYKPQEGKIYINGIDIEEFPTDQYRKFLGVVFQDFKLIPVQVCENIMCKKDDEINESDVKIAWEKLEETGIKQWLKNQSSGLKSYITKIYDKNGLLPSGGQEQKIAISRALAKEGHIIILDEPTAALDPKSEEEVFENLIKLTKGKTSLFISHRLSSTRIADRIIVLDKGKIIEEGDHNQLINEDGLYANMYKIQARQYI
- a CDS encoding sodium:alanine symporter family protein, with product MSIIENFVTATNAILWDYILVFGLVGVGIYFSFRLGFPQITRFGYAAKKVFGGIFKKEESKEGSMSSFQALATSIAAQIGTGNVAGVATAITLGGAGAIFWMWVSAFLGMATIFVEATLAQKYRERDADGQLVGGPAYYIKNGLGSKTLAAFFAVALILALGFIGNMVQSNSIADAVSRAFNIPQLGVGVVLAIIAGLIFVGGMKRIASFAEFVVPIMAAVYILGTIVVLIVFREGVLSVLRDIFLGAFNPSAIMGGVAGATIRQVVRYGVARGLFSNEAGMGSTPNSHAVADVAHPAEQGLSAMIAVFIDTMLVCTATAVAILVTGAHTLGLEGVAVTQEAFNIAFGPVGQKFLAVCLTFFAFTTVVGWYYFGESNVRFLFKGKNSIKVYQLIVLAFIVLGSYQKVDFVWNVADMFNGFMVIPNLIGIFLLFKHAKGILDDYDNQIAKGEKLHFDYTFEKK
- a CDS encoding response regulator transcription factor, with product MKVIIVDDDYLVVNSLKTIVIASGIDVLAVGHDGREAVQLYNEYKPDLILMDIRMEKMNGIEATEEILKIDPNAKILLITTFQDDEYISSALSLGCKGYILKQNISGIIPAINAVYSGNLVFDSKIVSNIQIPSKKNLHSDLSDREFDILLLVAEGLNNKEIAEKLYLSEGTVRNYISNMLEKLSLRDRTQLAIYYYKI
- a CDS encoding histidine kinase, whose translation is MRRFIEKSFIILFCLYNTYKINPTMDLVFYFLTSLIISLCLDLLSHKKIRLVISFVFIALCLYDSLFIYYLPLILYNIYLDFNLYTLFAIPLILIEFSIINILVAMISLYLSIVRKRYNVFLIENKTVRDELKEDAIYLKKYNEQLKIDREKNIHIAILTERNRIARELHDSIGHAISSSILQVEALKIISDSNVGEGLNLLQNTLDNGMSDIRKSIHNLYNESLDLESRIESLCGEISNIDIELIYKIDDELPYDLKFDILSVVREAITNCIKHSNATILRISLLNQPKFYSIIVKDNGSQFDNTDDVLDNGIGLLSMKEIATKYNGFLNYEFNDGFKIHMTLMKG
- a CDS encoding ABC transporter ATP-binding protein; its protein translation is MVVKVNNLVKRYKELIALDHFNMEVEEGEILGLLGPNGCGKTTAINCILSLLSFDKGEIEIFGKKMTPNSYDLKKQIGIVPQEVSVFENLTVKENIDYFCGLYIEDKNLRQQYVEEAIDFVGLKDYVKFFPKKLSGGLKRRLNIACGIAHKPKLIFLDEPTVAVDAQSRNFILDGIKKLNKEGSTIIYTTHYLEEAEMLCKRIIIMDNGKNLVSGTNEELKAMIATTEKIVVGFLTTEDETIQKMSKLPHVLDIEKREDDYIIKFENGLNNLSNLLDYIKENNLTYTKLYSQLPTLNDVFLELTGKELRD
- a CDS encoding ABC transporter permease; amino-acid sequence: MKKLFRNCIYQGKNLFRDKGFLFWSLFYPLIMAVFFYTAFNGIINIELEKIDVGIKAENPISFILEEIEFINLHKVSEDDVVEKLDNEEIQGFIDNDLNLLVSKSGINQTIVKEILDQIKQMGKLDVPMENFDFSVDYVEDKNQKADSIIIIFYTLIAMVSTYGVFSGIETVSLIQANLTNVGKRINITPLRKNDFLFAGVLVSLIINMLSNAILLIFIKYILKVDLFTEMNYSAIFIIIGNLFGVALGIFVGASNKQSTNVKMILGVIVTLFLSFLAGMMSPDIKILIEEKFPIVAELNPISIITNNLYRINLLQNTDGAVKGIVSLSSYCIILILLSYIFLRRKTYDSI
- a CDS encoding ABC transporter permease → MTVYKYFIKVALKNRGIILSYIIIFFILSILNGSSSAQRETDFTETKLDIAIVNNSDSELSKELVDYLGKKNNIIDTKSDEKYMKEQIFLQIADVIVIIPEDFYEKAINKEESIKIYRDDRNIGSYQIENQISKFLSFANASYENGEYNLSNVNIALEEGIEVELVNTDNNDVNQKANTWFKFYFNFTAYITMGLYISVIGLVMTEFTDKNVDTRRKISSIRFLKFNKEMYLGQLTIASLITLIFILGSIALKGKYIPEVDFLKYVVNLGVFSLSILCLTFLINNITSDKFIITGLSTVLGLGTSFISGVMVPQEFLGEKVLTIAKFFPTYYFVRINETNINSFVDVKYELFIQLLFAMAFLLIGLYFSKARQKV